Proteins co-encoded in one Bremerella sp. TYQ1 genomic window:
- a CDS encoding NADH:flavin oxidoreductase, whose product MSNRYIKVAQLKTVETFRDRLAELGLSLPCDDSILTREQHSPMGETIDAGGFKIGNRWCIHPMEGWDANTDGSPTEFTIRRWENFGRSGAKLIWGGEAAAVQEDGRANPNQTLGTESNRFGLEKLYDALINTHRAEIGDSSDLMVGLQLTHSGRFSRPNQKHIAEPRIAYHHPILDAKVGIDPDDDRAVWTDDEIHELIENYVQSAKIAQQLGFHFVDVKCCHGYLLHEFLSARSRPGQFGGDFEGRSRLLLTIIRRIKQECPGLMIGVRMSVFDMVPFHAGLEAGEPVPFDELLPYQYGFGVSAENPLEMDLDEPIRLIRLLHQEGVFSVNLSAGSPYYNPHIQRPAIFPPSDGYPPPEDPLVGVVRQIEAVRDCKKAVPEMLLVGTGYTYLQEYIPHVAQAVVREGWVDSVGLGRMVLSLPELPQVTLEEGQMPRKKICRTFSDCTSAPRNGIVSGCYPLDPYYKKLPEAKQLKEVKAAATR is encoded by the coding sequence ATGAGTAATCGATACATCAAAGTCGCGCAGCTGAAAACGGTCGAGACCTTTCGGGATCGGCTTGCGGAACTTGGGCTGAGCTTACCTTGCGATGATTCGATTCTGACGCGTGAGCAACATTCGCCAATGGGCGAAACCATCGATGCCGGTGGGTTCAAAATTGGCAATCGTTGGTGTATTCATCCGATGGAAGGATGGGACGCCAACACCGATGGATCCCCCACCGAGTTTACCATTCGACGCTGGGAAAACTTCGGCCGCAGCGGTGCGAAGCTGATTTGGGGTGGCGAAGCAGCAGCTGTTCAAGAAGATGGCCGCGCGAATCCTAATCAGACGTTGGGTACGGAGTCGAATCGCTTTGGACTCGAGAAACTTTACGATGCGCTGATCAACACTCATCGCGCTGAAATTGGCGATTCGTCAGATTTGATGGTGGGCTTGCAGCTAACGCACTCTGGTCGCTTCAGCCGTCCCAATCAAAAGCACATCGCCGAGCCACGTATCGCTTACCATCATCCGATACTGGACGCCAAAGTCGGGATCGATCCCGACGACGATCGCGCCGTTTGGACCGATGACGAGATCCATGAACTGATCGAAAACTACGTTCAATCGGCCAAGATCGCCCAGCAACTTGGTTTCCACTTTGTCGACGTGAAGTGTTGCCACGGCTATCTACTGCATGAATTCTTGAGTGCTCGCTCTCGCCCTGGGCAGTTCGGCGGCGACTTCGAGGGCCGCTCGCGACTTCTGCTGACCATCATTCGTCGCATTAAACAGGAATGCCCGGGCCTGATGATTGGCGTTCGGATGAGCGTTTTTGACATGGTACCATTCCACGCAGGCCTGGAAGCAGGCGAGCCGGTTCCGTTCGATGAACTACTTCCTTATCAATACGGTTTTGGCGTGAGTGCCGAAAACCCGTTGGAAATGGACCTCGACGAACCGATTCGATTAATTCGCCTGCTGCATCAGGAAGGCGTGTTCTCCGTGAACCTTTCGGCCGGCAGCCCTTATTACAATCCGCACATTCAACGCCCTGCGATCTTCCCACCGAGCGATGGCTATCCGCCGCCGGAAGATCCGTTGGTGGGCGTTGTTCGCCAAATTGAAGCAGTTCGCGATTGCAAAAAAGCGGTTCCTGAAATGCTGCTTGTCGGAACCGGCTATACCTACCTGCAGGAATACATTCCGCATGTTGCCCAAGCGGTTGTTCGCGAAGGTTGGGTCGACAGCGTTGGCTTAGGCCGCATGGTGCTCTCGCTGCCGGAGCTTCCTCAAGTAACGCTGGAAGAAGGACAGATGCCACGCAAAAAGATCTGCCGAACGTTCAGCGACTGCACATCAGCCCCTCGAAATGGGATTGTTTCCGGCTGTTATCCGCTCGATCCATACTACAAAAAGCTTCCCGAGGCCAAGCAGCTTAAGGAAGTTAAAGCGGCAGCGACTCGATAG